TTCCCTATACGACAACATACAGACTATGCACATGCTAGGCAGGACAAGATAGAAAAGGAGTGGAGCTGGAAAAGGGGCTAGTCAGTTTTGATTTGGGGTGTCTGAATTGTGCTTGGGTAGACCAGCTTCTTGGCGCCGGGAAGATCCACTAACTTCTTGCTGGGTGCTTCCGTTGGGGGTTCTCCAGGACCGGCCAGATACATGAGCCGGTATGACCACTCTACGATCTCAGGGCAGAATGCCTTCCAAAAGTAGGTCATCTTGAACCATGCCGGCTCAGTCAAGTACCTGTCACCTCTACATGCACTGTTCACTATTGCTTTCGCACATCCTTGTACTGACCCCACCGGGAACACGCTCACTTGGACCtgcatcatcattatttgcATTGTTACCGACTCCCCTTACACGACACTTTTCTTCATTGGTTTCCATAAAATGCTCAAGCTTACATCTCTCAAGTCTTGATCCACCTCCAGCTTGCCTTCCTTGGTGAAGTGTTTACCTTGAGTCAGCTCTGATTCTATGAAGCCAGGAGTGACGATGGTTATACCAATGTCAGGGCCCAGCTCCACCCTCAGTGTCTCGAACATGCTCAGCAGGGCTGCTTTGCTTGCCTGTGATGAGATTCAGATGTCTATGAGTGAGACTGAATCCAAACTGATTACACGCGTGATCAGAAAACACGAGCTTACATTGTAGAAACTCGTTCGGGGCTCAGGCAACCAGGAGGCAGCGGAAGAAAGCACTATGATCTTGCCTCTGCTGTTCCTTAGGTATGGAACTGCGAACCGGGTGGTATAGACCGAACCCCAGTAGTTAGTATCCTGCATCGGTCAATTCAATAGTCAGAAACCTTGGCCACCACCTGCACTCTACCTAGTCAAGTTTTTGATTCTAATCCCATCTGCTCCCTTCCATCGAAGTATAAGAAATAGACTTGGTTCAATTGATGGGAGTCTCTGAATCCCATCCATTGTATGTTCCTCATGTGCCACTGCCCATTCAGAGCCATTCCCTCTCTTGTACTGCTTAAACATGCTGATGCATCGTAAATCCTAATCTCAGGAAAAGTGGGTGGAAGAATTACCATGACAGCTCTAAAATGGGTGATGTCGCCT
The nucleotide sequence above comes from Eucalyptus grandis isolate ANBG69807.140 chromosome 2, ASM1654582v1, whole genome shotgun sequence. Encoded proteins:
- the LOC104416667 gene encoding 11-beta-hydroxysteroid dehydrogenase A, with the translated sequence MDLIHKFLNLVAPPFTFFSLCLFLPPFYAFKFFLSTLSSVFSESVEGKVVLITGASSGIGEYLAYEYARRGACLALVARRENSLREVAEGARELGSPDVIVIQADVSQVDDCRRLVNETMNHFQRLDHLVNNAGINSVCKFEDAGDITHFRAVMDTNYWGSVYTTRFAVPYLRNSRGKIIVLSSAASWLPEPRTSFYNASKAALLSMFETLRVELGPDIGITIVTPGFIESELTQGKHFTKEGKLEVDQDLRDVQVSVFPVGSVQGCAKAIVNSACRGDRYLTEPAWFKMTYFWKAFCPEIVEWSYRLMYLAGPGEPPTEAPSKKLVDLPGAKKLVYPSTIQTPQIKTD